The DNA region GGTAACAGCAGTCTATACACAACCTGCCCAATCCACTCGaaaatctcatacggcccaataaatctcggactcaatttgcctttatgaccgaatctgagtattttcttccacggtgaaactttcaaTAACACTCTAtccccaatctgaaactctatgtctttacgtttcaaatctgcatacgatttctgacgatctgatgctgctttcaaactttcacgaataacttttactttctgttcgatttctttgatcaaatcaaccccgtgtatcttattttcactgagctcagtccagtacaaaggtgtatgacatttacgaccgtacaaagctttatagggtgccattttgatacttaattgaaagctattattgtatgcacattcaatcagaggtagatatcgttcccacgtaccttcaaactcgagaatgcaacatctcaacatattctcaagtatcTGAAAAATTCGCTCAGACTGACcgtctgtctggggatgaaaaacAGTACTAAAATGCAGTttagtacctaatgcatcttgcagtttcttccaaaaccgcgatgtaaaccttggatctctatcagaaacaatagatataggtacACCATGTAACCTCAcgatttgagaaacatacaattcagccagtttatcaagtgagtaatctgtatgaaccggaacaaagtgagcagatttggtcaatctatcaacaataacccagattgcatttttcttgctcagtgtcaacggtaaaccagatacaaaatccatcgtaactctgtcccatttctattcaggtatcatgatcggttgaagtaatccagaaggtacctgattctcggcttttacttgctaacagactaaacatttcgatacaaagtcagaaatttctcgtttcataccttgccaccaataatgttgttttagatcattatacatcttcgtgctACCCGGGTGACAAGTTAACCGACTATTATGAGctttgttcaaaatcatctgaatcaactttgtATTTCTCGGAACACATTTTCGATTTCtgaatctcagacaatcatcagcatcaacttgaaactctgaatcagcatttgaatcacattgaacTTGTTTTGCTATCacttcattatcaaccttctaggcatcacaaatttgttgaataaataatggcctttcttttaatttagctatcatcgtaccatcatctgacatagctatatgtgcattcattgacgcaaagcaaatagtgattttcggcttaaagcattagcaacaacattagcctttcccaggtgatagtcaatcacaagttcatagtcttttagcaattctaaccatcgacgttgtctcaaattcagatcttactgagtcatcaagtatttcaaacttttatggtcagaATAGACATGAAATTTCTCCCCGAACAAATAATGGCGCcatatctttaatgcaaacactatagctgccaactctagatcgtgcgtcggataattcttttcatgcggctttaattgtctcgaggcataagctataactttaccttcttgcatcaaaacacagcccaaaccatttaaagatacttcactatagataacaaattctttacccaattctggctgaactagcactggagcttcggtcaaaagagctttcaactgatcaaaacttttctggcatttttctgaccactcaaatttgaCATCATTCTGTAGCAACTTTTTcatcggagttgcaatcatagagaaacctttcacaaaccgtctatagtaaccaacaagtcccagaaaacttttgacttcagaaacgtttctcggaggtttccaatcgagtatagctgaaatcttactcggatcaactcgaatacctgatgctgaaacaacatgtcccagaaagctaacttcgtgtaaccagaactcgcacttactaaacttcgcatacaactatttttctcacaaagtctgtaacacaagtctcaaatgtttggcatgttcggtttcattacGAGAgtagatcagtatatcatcaataaacacaactacaaattgatctaaatattgcctgaagatccgattcatcaaatccataaaaaaagaggtgcattagtaagtcgaacgacataactagaaactcataatgtccgtacctcatttgaaaagtagtttttggcacatcggagtctctgactcgcaactgataataacccgatctcaagtctatctttgaaaacactgaggcccTTTTTAACTGATCGAACAAGGCATCAGTccgtggcaacgggtatttattttttgtagtcactttatttagctggcgataatcaatacacattctaaTGGTTCcgtctttatttttcacaaatagaactggagcaccccagagagagaaactcggtcgtccaaaacctctatctgttaactcttgcaactgtgctttcaattcttttaattcagtaggtgccatccgatacggagctatcaaaatcggagtcGTCCCCGgaactaactcaataccaaactctacctctcggataggtggtaaacctggcaattcttcaggaaacacatccggattcTCACACATaactggtacagattcaatcttcttttcagttactttactatcaagcacataagcaaggtaagcttcacaaccttttctcatatatttccgagctaacatcgaagatattaccGCTGGTAAACCATTTAGATCATTAGATCCAATCCAAATAATCTCGTAGTtctaacatctcaaatcaatggtctttgtTTTGCAATTAACAACAGCATCGTAcaaagtcagccaatccatacccaaaattatatcaaattcgtcgaaaAGTAGCAACATCAAATCGGGCGGAAAgtatgaatctcgaatcatcaaagggcaattcttatacactttgtcaaccagaacacaccgacctagggggtttgatactcgaattacaaactcagtaaactcaacaggcaaagtcttactggatactaatgtttcacacacatatgaatgagttgaaccaggatcaattaatgtaataacactagtatcataaagactgaaagtaccagtaataacatctggggaagaAGCCTCCTCATGAGctcgtatagcatatgctctggcaaGTGCACGAGCCTTAGATCGAACCACTGTATCTTTCGTCCCTCTCTGACCAACACTCACATTACCTGAATGTCTTGGTGGTCTATCTCGTGCTGACATGTTACTCGGCCTCGCATTCTAAATAGTGTTTTACTCTACTAACATCGGAAtatctcggataaaatgatccatcgatccacatttaaaacaagacagatcatgcaatctacagcttccagaatgccatttaccacaatgcttacaCTCGGATCTGTTCTGATTATCATTGCCAAACACTCAACAATCGCCATTAGTCGAGCTAAATCGACCaaaatcatctcaaaacttcTTCGATGCTGATTGAAAAGTCTTGCTCGATGATCTTTTACGGGAATCTctggcttcaaaatcagcttttcttttctctttctcgagttgttcggctttgcaagctcactcaacaagtaccacgaactatttaatttcaagtataccaaccagcaatttaatgtcttcatttaaaccgtcttcaaatcttttacacatgatagctttggttgaaacacattcacgagcatatcgactaagtctcacaaattttcgctcatactcGGTTACGATCATAcaaccttgtttcaattccagaaattcttttcatttctggtcaataaatctctggcaaatgtatttcttacggaactccgcttgaaagaattcccaagtcactatTTCTTTCGGAACCaacgatactagtgtattccaccagtgatatgcagtgtctcgtaataaagatatggcacactttaaaaATTCATCTGGAGTGCATGATAACTAGTCGAACACATAGATAGTATTATTGAGCCACAACTCGGCCCGTTCagcatcattattatcattagCCTTAAATTTTTCGGCCctgtgttttctaattttatctacAAAGGGCCTATTAAATCTCATCGGATCAATCATCGGAGGTACCACAGGTATCAGAGATGGATtattcgggggtggaggttgttgtacagccggattagtccggatatactaagtaaaccattcattcatcatttggtagaaggcttgtttagcctccccCTCATGGCTACTCGAGATAGGTCGTGATTCAACTAGCGATGTCCCATGCACGGGAGCAGACGCTacgctctcaacatcatcagccacagctctatcgggatctatttactatataaaaacacattttcaaatgtcagaagtcatcacactattgcagtataatttatggcatgtatagctaaactcacacatgctacgttagttctagaatcgactaaactgtaactctgatactaataaaatgtaacacccctaacccgtacccgtcaccggattaaggttacgaggcattactgagcAAAAATAAGATTCCAAACATTCACATATTCATACAATTCATACTCATAAATATATAAAGCACAtggctaattaaatattaaacatgctTTATTTATCATATTGCATTTACGAATCATACCTCAAAATTTAACCCAATCTATacctttcaaataatcacattttcattaacaaatataaacatatgcatataatttcattataatcaaAACGAGATAAACCATTGCCGAACATAACCATATCCAAACTCTAAAgataagccatattcgcatggctcaatatatttatatatacatattcaaagttgaacaaaatacatattagcctatacatgccataagatcgaaaataaacttttaataGTATCGAaagttgacgatagtgtggatgacttcgataacgatccccgagctcgtgaCTTACAaccaatatctataaaacaaaataaacaaacacacagagtaagctaacttagcttagtaagctttaagcacaataaacaactcaatgaataatcaaaacattcaactaaccaaattatatcaataatattaCACATTAACACATTAACACATTAAGATACCTTAGCCGAATGTTCAAAATCGAATATAtatcaccatatatatatatatttcctataTAGCCGATTATACAAGAACAAATATGTTATCACATTAGCACTTACATGTATGGCCGAATACACAAAATTCTTAATGGACTCACATATGGctgaatatataaaaattaaataaaacatcataTGTAACCTATAGTTCAAATTCAATAGAATATCACATATCGCCGAATATGCACATTCAAGTTAACTTCACATATGACCGAAtacacaaattcaatataaactcaCATGTAATTGAATATTCAAATTCAATATAACCTCACATGCAGCcaaatatacaagttcaatataagcTTACATGTACTTACCTATGTGGCCGAACATAAACAAAgtaatttatctcaatttcacttGCTCAATATCCACAATAATTTGAACTCTTATAATCACGGACTTGTAAACAAATCACCGATATAAAACCTGCTACGCATAAGACTGAATCATACACTGGCACAAGGCATGCTAGACCTAAGGTTTGATATTTATTCatcggcattaagcctgctaggcacaaagcccgatcaaagtcaccagcacaaggcttgctagccTTAAAGCCTGAATATCACAAATATAGaatcattccacaacatttcatATATCGACTCATATAATATTCCATGTAACACATACACACTTTCAGAGGTTTTAGATCAGTTGAATGAAACTCAACCACAATAATTCAATGATACATCACATTCGGCTATTATACTAATAGATTATAAAATTCGAATCATcacaataaaaatttttatgttcaaaataaaccatgtttaattgcttaaagacttacctcggatatcgacggatattacaaatcggctattcgactatttttgtttttccccgatctaagtttgATTTCctttattcttgatctatataatttcaaattaaactcatttaaacacaatttcattcaatttaacccaacaacacataaatgggaaaattaccattttacccctgatatttcatactttttacaaattagtcctaattggataaaacacaaaatacacaaaatctcacaacaataTAGTTGGGCCGAATTTTCCATATAAacatactagtccatatatttcatctattttacattttaatccctcaatttattatttttgcaatttagtcctaataactcaaaatcatcaaaaactccaatacaaaacatgttaatctaaaacatatttttgatatttcatcatcaaacatcacaaaacacaaatattcatcaatggcataacacaaaatattcatcaaaataaaaaattcgagCATGGGTCGGGTactattcgaagcaacgatcaaaaaaacataaaaattatcaaaaatcgaaacaaaacataccttaaaattGAACCAACAATGACCGAATATACCAAGCTttagttccttttttttttttagtttcggTCACAATATGAGCTAAAGTGCATGgctttttttatgtaataatatatcatatatgtcttttattattttacaattttaaccttaaaattttaattataaaaccatatAAATCATGCCTACAACTGTCCAGTCATATAACCAATggcataatttcttttaaaaacttagCGTACTTTGGAACTTTCTCAATTAACTCGATTAAAGGCTGGTTtatatttaatgttttgaacaagtttaGGAAACTTACAAACTCATCTTCatcctcttttttattttcttctaatcTTCAAGGGAATGGTATCTTTGTAATGGcaacatcattaaattttttcttttggcTCCACTGTTGGTGCAATTACCTCATCTTGTTCTAGTTCATCTTCAGCCTCTACAGATTTCTCTTGAGGATCATTAGCATTCTCCAAATTTACCTCTGGAGTAGGGTTTTCTAGGCTATTCAATAATTTTCCCAATCGAAGCACTATTGCTTTCACGTACTCATTTCCTTCCCTCCGAGGATTATTTTCTGTATTACTCAAAATTCCTGTATCAATTTGACTTTTGATGTCacccatcatgctcatcaattggctcatttgATCCTCAAGTTTAGTCAATGTTCTTATTGATTTGGTGCACTTAGACTGCACATGTGTTATGTCTATTCTCATCGACTACATTTCTCTCTCGATTTTATCCAAACGTTGACCACATGTAGTATGGTCACTGAGGTTGACCCTATCCTAGGGTTTCAACAAATAAGGAGGCtgataattaatatttttggcaTGATTCAAACTATTACTTACTCATTGGTTTCCTCCCCTTCTCAAATTCGGGTGATCCCTCCAGCAGGGATTGTAAGTATTTGAATAAGGATTTCCAACCCTATTTCTGATATAGTTCACATCCTCAGTAGGATTATTGATGTAGTGAAAGAGCAGTTTTTCTTTTCCACAACTAGACGGTTTATTAGCAGATTCGATACAGTTAAGTCTATCCACTAACTGTTGATACTTGTGATCCTCCTAAATCATTTTTACCGTAGTGGGTTTCTGGCCATATGTGAATCATTCAATGGGCTATTGGCAGGAGTTTAATgtcacatttttaattatttcttatgtATCATTGTACGTCCTGTTCATGACTACTCCTCCTACTGCTCTGTCTAGTCCTGATTTTGCATTCGCATCTAACCCATTGTAAAACACCTacaatgtaacgacccaaaatctgtgggcaccggaaaagtgtgttatcgggcctccatcttgtgaaataagttcgaaaataattattaaaaatatttatgagcctagtggtgtgtctaattaggttttaatttagtaaatttagcttaatgtAGAGTAATTAgcgaaaaggattaaattgaataagaagtaaaagtttaattctaaaacaatagaaagtAAAAAGGGTCAAAATGGCAAATATGCCATTAAGTAATGGTTGAGGCGgcataaatgtatttaaaaaatctaagattttatttagattatatatgtattatataatattgtataattgattattataattattaattgttatggttttatattattattagtattattattaattgaattaaatagtagagaattgtatggtaataaaaatattggtatatttgtaataaatagatacatgtgtacttgttataaaataatttgttacttaatattaaagtaatagataattagattaaattaaattattgataattaaataattatatcataagattttttttatatgttaaataaagtatgattatgacaagtgtaaggtgataaaaatatacatatgtaatgataatatttatacaattataatattttatttaaattagtagatatttattatttattattattataattaagagatatttattaattaaataattataaaataagatttttatgtgataattaaataaaattatgacaaatgtagggTGGTGATATTGGACAAATGTAAAACATGTGTGtacaattgttatatatataattactattaaatagatatttattaattaaatataatataaattaaataaagtaaaaaaaaagataaaacataaaataaatagaaactaAACAAACAAAATAGCAAACAGAAACATTCGAAAAcaggggagaaaaagagaaagaaaaagacaaaaggaaaaactagagatttgaagcttgaaactttgattggtaagtcaattaagtcctttttagttaattttgatgttttagaagctttagaacaaagttttgttgaaattaagttaaggttttgaaagtttttaggttcttgaacatagttcatgttgagcaaaataatgaattagggatttaattgaataaattttaaattagaattgaataaaggattgattgtaaactaagctataagttttgagttttagagattaaatttaaataaattcgaaattatgaaaatatgataaaaataagttAGATGTGGGTTTGGCAAGAAATTGAGTAGCAaaaaggtatgaattgagaaagaaaaatatataggtttagttgggattaaattggaattaaagtaaaagttagataaaaatttcagcgtttaaattgtgttatgctaataattgtgaaattattttaattgttcgtaactaatatcgagcctgaagcatcggcccaaaaaggaaaaggaaagatcgtcgaggattaaatccgaaaagaattctggtttgtatcactataactcaagctttataattaatatgtgtttaattgaatatgaatgtgtggtaagtatttttaaggtaagtatttaatgaactAATAAAATTTGTGATTGGGTACTAAAATTGATattgatactgaactgaattatgggatactgaatattgttttgaataccgaattgaactgtgaaattactgaataATGTTACATATATTAAATTGAACTGTAAAATTTCTAATGAAGTGAATTACTGTGAAAATTgagcaaaataataaattataattaatattgaatcgaaatggaaattgtactgaaaaataatttaaataccctattaactagtcgggatagtcggatatagatggtatgccataggatatggaagagtacgggttttttccggcttactgatcaggcacttatgtgccgactactgttactgttactgttactgttaccgattcgacactttatatgtcgaatactgttactgttactgttacagattcagcactttgtgtgttgaatactgttactgttattgcTACTActaccgttactgattactgattaggtactgtgtaccgttaaggcacattgagccgtactggtgtgttggttggaatccgtgtatccgccgagtctgagtcaagttaatagggacaaatgaaataaatctactgataaaactaaatttgaatgatatagtatatgtgaaagttgagaattgaaataaagaaataagaatgatatatataatcgaatgataatataaaaagattgaattgttcattaagtgatgataattgtaatgtaaaagtatgtgtgtgatttaatgtatttaattataaactgaattatagtgataccactgagtatatgcatactcagcgtacagttgtttccgtgcgcaggttgtagaaatcaagtactgaaccagcatccaaagccagacccgacttcagtaaacttttggtgatgtatattttcttttggtaatgtggcatgtacataggatgtatataaaggttattatgttttgaatataaatgatttaaaatattagtattgcaagtctaagaattataatgaaaaagtctatccatttcaatttaattagtacaatgataattttaaattgatattatattgattaagttgattagaaggcatttagaatagaaaatgaatgtgtgaaataaattggttgaattggttatgtttgaaatgaatatggtttaattgcagggggttttatgtaaaaataagcagaaatgctgtcgaaatttataaaataataataataataataaaattggagTACTTAAACGAGTCCCGTTTTAC from Gossypium hirsutum isolate 1008001.06 chromosome A04, Gossypium_hirsutum_v2.1, whole genome shotgun sequence includes:
- the LOC107948062 gene encoding acidic leucine-rich nuclear phosphoprotein 32 family member B-like — protein: MRIDITHVQSKCTKSIRTLTKLEDQMSQLMSMMGDIKSQIDTGILSNTENNPRREGNEYVKAIVLRLGKLLNSLENPTPEVNLENANDPQEKSVEAEDELEQDEEEKAHESKEEGEDEEEEGDEEMDFEENN